The proteins below are encoded in one region of Oryzias melastigma strain HK-1 linkage group LG7, ASM292280v2, whole genome shotgun sequence:
- the b3galt4 gene encoding beta-1,3-galactosyltransferase 4 yields MNPAAEARAGMLHPQSVPPTRPEEFLLMPSPLVCQRAKPYLINMVTSAPANQRARQAIRDTWGGEVGVRGQRVMTFFMVGVTSDPGMGKILIEEAREKGDLIQGRFLDNYSNLTLKTLSMLSWTRRFCPQAHFMAKVDDDVLFNPSTLLHFLNRSRNPYEQEDLYLGRVHLHVAPDRNPDSKHYLPSGAYPLSVFPDYCSGTAYVLSRSALLKISLAASASPLSTPLPPEDVFVGLCARTAGVLPTHCPLFSGGPGVPYGRCCYQAMVSIHHTSPKEMLQYWTEVHTSPPCSWLRLRASLGVCKVKAMLSSALRL; encoded by the coding sequence ATGAACCCGGCTGCAGAGGCGCGTGCGGGTATGCTCCATCCTCAGAGCGTGCCCCCCACCCGTCCCGAGGAGTTCCTGCTGATGCCCAGCCCGCTGGTGTGCCAGCGTGCAAAGCCATACCTCATCAACATGGTTACCTCAGCTCCTGCCAACCAGCGAGCCCGCCAAGCTATCAGGGACACCTGGGGAGGGGAGGTGGGGGTGAGAGGTCAGCGTGTCATGACCTTCTTCATGGTGGGCGTCACTTCTGACCCTGGGATGGGTAAGATTCTAATAGAAGAAGCCCGGGAGAAAGGAGATCTAATTCAAGGGCGGTTTTTGGACAACTACTCCAACCTGACTCTGAAGACCCTGTCCATGCTGAGCTGGACCCGCAGGTTCTGCCCACAGGCTCACTTCATGGCCAAAGTGGATGATGATGTGTTGTTCAACCCCAGCACCCTCTTACACTTTTTGAACAGAAGCCGGAACCCCTACGAGCAGGAGGACTTGTATCTGGGCAGGGTGCATCTCCATGTTGCTCCTGACCGTAACCCGGACAGCAAACACTACCTCCCCTCAGGAGCCTACCCTCTGTCAGTCTTCCCAGACTATTGCAGTGGAACAGCGTATGTTCTGTCTCGCTCTGCGCTGCTAAAAATCTCCCTGGCAGCCTCTGCCTCCCCCCTGTCCACACCCCTTCCCCCCGAGGATGTGTTTGTGGGTCTTTGCGCCCGGACAGCAGGAGTGCTGCCCACGCACTGCCCGCTCTTCTCTGGTGGTCCAGGTGTGCCATACGGGCGTTGCTGCTACCAGGCCATGGTGTCCATACACCACACATCACCCAAAGAGATGCTGCAGTACTGGACCGAAGTTCATACGTCACCCCCCTGCTCCTGGCTGAGGCTAAGGGCCTCTCTGGGAGTGTGCAAAGTGAAGGCAATGCTGAGCTCAGCCTTGAGGCTATGA